One genomic region from Halobacteriovorax vibrionivorans encodes:
- a CDS encoding coiled-coil domain-containing protein: protein MKKAIQLKLLVCSLLMVPGSAKVVFTGTSSIGSGSSNTSTTGSVDVGPSSRSTTVECRRDNAVSYGFMKTLLLGNTPKFTVANGKVIIDMPTRVSACISDISAEAITNPVDNNIYLKFDVQVDSSAYPAGSDSIEKEYEKCMNHLAGGDPNFFKVQNLIDKGHLASPSRITIDHPNIDQSRNSELVIASTNKDLDYRDDMPFGLASVAQHTSFSKPSFNCMDFAKPAERKIMANTTPEYDLREEAIAACNGKNLTDIADSLKKLRSSSGGNYDDLTRLLSGIQHSLIEDEVEEMVTRMEEIERDIAPSAEDIENGDEYGVSRDKRKELLREYANHMNKFSKELIPALKSELEHLMTEYDELGESTEDERRKDQITDKIQEINDLIAKFNRQNENGAEYKRVIAALREENMQTSGRKVLTGIIHAQEFSNVKLEGANKRTVDKAETNSDKAISRLERGTLADWGDEALLRAGDKSPLARRRKIIQGLQERAAKDRQQQQAKLSAYDDYIQSYAKDLVSSYCTSGGNYQDCMTVQSTYVPYIYNQYMGWKQNSMSDYNSYFNNRYGSAISEQRSTLGRFNNIYRTTQLNNLQSQLASASSGSPFDLWTGDTSSYSNGIPGFNLDLGGLGQTNFQTSNGWNGQGNFNLMGNQTRSPSSGNWSNPWQ from the coding sequence ATGAAAAAAGCAATTCAGTTAAAGTTATTAGTTTGTTCACTTTTAATGGTACCGGGCAGTGCAAAAGTTGTTTTCACTGGAACGAGCTCGATTGGTAGTGGAAGCAGTAATACTTCTACCACTGGTAGCGTTGATGTTGGGCCATCTAGCCGATCGACAACAGTTGAATGTCGAAGAGATAATGCTGTATCTTACGGATTTATGAAAACTCTTCTTTTGGGGAATACTCCAAAATTTACTGTTGCAAATGGTAAAGTGATCATTGATATGCCAACACGAGTATCAGCATGTATTTCAGATATTAGTGCAGAGGCAATCACCAATCCTGTCGATAATAATATTTACTTGAAATTTGACGTTCAAGTTGATTCAAGTGCATATCCTGCTGGAAGTGACTCAATTGAAAAAGAATATGAAAAGTGTATGAATCACTTGGCCGGTGGCGATCCAAATTTCTTTAAGGTTCAAAATCTTATCGATAAAGGACACCTTGCATCTCCATCACGTATTACAATTGATCACCCAAATATTGATCAATCAAGAAATTCAGAACTTGTTATTGCTTCAACAAATAAAGATTTAGATTATCGTGATGATATGCCATTTGGTTTAGCATCTGTTGCACAACATACATCTTTTTCTAAGCCGAGTTTTAATTGTATGGACTTTGCAAAGCCAGCAGAAAGAAAAATTATGGCAAATACGACACCAGAATACGACCTACGTGAGGAAGCAATTGCTGCGTGTAACGGAAAGAATTTAACGGATATTGCAGATAGCTTAAAGAAATTAAGAAGTTCATCTGGTGGTAACTATGATGATTTAACAAGACTTCTTTCAGGAATTCAGCATTCTTTAATTGAAGATGAAGTTGAAGAAATGGTTACAAGAATGGAGGAAATCGAAAGAGATATTGCTCCATCTGCTGAAGATATTGAAAACGGTGATGAATATGGTGTTAGCCGAGATAAGCGTAAAGAACTTTTACGCGAGTATGCAAATCATATGAATAAGTTTTCAAAAGAATTAATCCCAGCTCTTAAGAGTGAATTAGAGCATCTAATGACTGAATATGATGAGCTTGGTGAAAGTACTGAAGATGAAAGACGTAAGGATCAAATTACGGATAAAATTCAAGAGATAAATGATCTTATTGCAAAATTTAATCGTCAAAATGAAAATGGTGCTGAATATAAGCGTGTTATCGCGGCCCTACGTGAAGAAAATATGCAAACTTCAGGACGTAAAGTTTTAACTGGAATTATTCATGCTCAAGAGTTTTCTAATGTAAAACTTGAGGGTGCAAATAAGAGAACTGTTGATAAGGCAGAGACAAATAGTGATAAAGCAATTAGTCGACTTGAAAGAGGGACACTTGCTGACTGGGGTGATGAGGCTTTACTAAGAGCTGGAGATAAATCACCACTTGCTAGACGTCGAAAGATCATTCAAGGTCTACAAGAAAGAGCAGCGAAGGATCGTCAGCAACAACAAGCTAAGTTAAGTGCTTATGATGATTATATTCAATCATATGCTAAAGATTTAGTAAGTAGTTACTGTACTTCTGGTGGGAATTATCAAGATTGTATGACGGTTCAAAGTACTTATGTACCATATATTTATAATCAATATATGGGGTGGAAACAAAATAGTATGAGCGATTATAATTCATATTTTAACAATAGATATGGAAGTGCGATCTCTGAACAGAGAAGTACTCTTGGTCGCTTTAATAATATTTACCGTACAACTCAGCTTAATAATCTTCAATCACAATTAGCATCTGCTTCTTCAGGAAGCCCTTTTGATCTTTGGACTGGAGATACTTCAAGTTACTCTAATGGTATACCAGGGTTTAATTTAGACTTAGGTGGACTTGGACAAACAAACTTTCAAACATCTAATGGTTGGAATGGTCAGGGGAACTTTAATCTGATGGGTAATCAAACAAGGTCGCCAAGCTCTGGTAATTGGTCAAATCCTTGGCAATAA
- a CDS encoding LptF/LptG family permease translates to MNVVRTLITREWLKFFASSALSLLLLISLGNLITGFLRETVTAQEVLLGYIIQLPSFLIKVIPISCLIASLFSINKLKSRNELVAIFAGGYSRQNYLKDILTTSIYVALFQFILSGYISPYINSRRANILENPDEKFRVFQKKGLSSSTIKSGKIWYKSPKYFFSFANFDRKTNTLNDVTIYHYNDNKQLTKIDTFKMLSYDSTTQRWWPNEGMSYDDLETPSFPKIDAHELPINLDESLEEFNKIEADISTLTFLRLYEYISQLNSNGINVNEYLVMFYMHISEGLICIIFALIAATSIFNPNRRNSSFGRSAAFIFVFTILYWLVQTYFLELGRNLKINPFLATFTVPALFILFIAIIFYKNRRLT, encoded by the coding sequence ATGAATGTAGTTAGAACCTTAATCACAAGAGAGTGGCTAAAATTCTTTGCCTCTTCAGCACTATCACTGCTGCTGTTAATTTCACTTGGAAACCTTATTACAGGATTTTTACGTGAAACAGTAACAGCTCAAGAGGTACTACTTGGATATATAATTCAACTACCAAGCTTCTTAATTAAAGTAATTCCAATCTCTTGTTTGATTGCGAGTCTTTTTTCTATTAATAAGTTAAAAAGTAGAAACGAGCTTGTGGCCATTTTTGCGGGAGGATACTCTCGTCAAAATTATCTTAAAGATATACTTACAACCTCTATCTATGTTGCATTATTTCAATTTATCTTAAGTGGTTATATAAGCCCTTATATAAATTCCAGAAGAGCAAATATACTTGAAAATCCTGATGAGAAGTTTAGAGTTTTTCAAAAGAAGGGACTTTCATCTTCCACAATTAAATCAGGAAAGATTTGGTATAAATCACCAAAGTACTTTTTCTCATTTGCAAATTTCGATCGTAAGACCAATACACTTAATGATGTAACTATTTATCATTACAATGATAATAAGCAGCTTACAAAGATCGATACATTTAAGATGTTAAGTTATGACTCAACAACACAGCGTTGGTGGCCAAATGAAGGGATGAGCTACGATGATCTTGAAACTCCTTCATTTCCTAAAATTGATGCCCATGAATTACCCATCAATCTTGACGAGAGCCTAGAGGAATTCAATAAGATTGAAGCAGATATCTCGACACTAACCTTTTTGCGACTTTATGAATATATCTCACAACTAAATAGCAATGGTATCAATGTTAATGAATATCTCGTAATGTTCTACATGCATATTTCAGAAGGGCTTATTTGTATTATCTTTGCTCTTATTGCGGCCACTAGTATCTTTAATCCAAATAGAAGAAATAGTTCATTTGGTCGCAGTGCTGCATTTATTTTTGTCTTCACAATACTCTACTGGTTAGTACAAACTTACTTTTTAGAACTAGGACGAAACCTAAAAATTAACCCATTTTTAGCAACTTTTACGGTCCCAGCACTATTCATCCTCTTCATTGCCATTATTTTCTATAAAAACAGGCGCTTAACCTAA
- the def gene encoding peptide deformylase, which yields MNTTEEFLKDYTLEGEKLEIFTYPAPILKKVAEPVTEFNDSLKKLAKDMLYTMYHAPGIGLAAPQIGVSDRIFVMDIDFERKEVTRADGTRDYDISNFNPRIFINPKIEKTAGDIVYEEGCLSVPGIYEEVKRAEAIKVTYQDLDGNEQILEADGLLSVCIQHENDHLDGIVFLERLSTLKRNFLTKRYMKRVKGR from the coding sequence ATGAATACTACAGAAGAATTTTTAAAAGACTACACCCTAGAAGGTGAAAAACTAGAAATATTTACTTATCCAGCACCAATTCTTAAAAAAGTTGCAGAGCCTGTCACAGAATTCAACGACTCTCTTAAGAAATTGGCCAAAGACATGCTCTATACTATGTATCACGCACCAGGTATTGGCCTTGCGGCACCACAAATTGGTGTTTCTGATCGCATCTTTGTAATGGACATCGATTTTGAAAGAAAAGAAGTAACTCGTGCAGATGGTACACGTGATTACGACATCTCAAACTTTAATCCTAGAATTTTCATCAATCCTAAAATTGAAAAGACTGCTGGTGACATCGTTTATGAAGAAGGTTGTCTATCTGTACCTGGAATATATGAAGAAGTGAAAAGAGCTGAAGCAATTAAAGTTACATATCAAGACTTAGATGGAAATGAGCAAATTCTTGAAGCAGATGGACTATTATCAGTCTGCATACAACACGAGAATGATCATCTTGATGGAATTGTATTTTTAGAGAGATTATCAACTCTAAAAAGAAACTTCCTAACAAAAAGATATATGAAGCGAGTAAAGGGCAGATAG
- the fmt gene encoding methionyl-tRNA formyltransferase, translated as MKKLKAVFFGTPDFSCPSLELLANHPQIDLQLVVSMPDRKAGRGQKLQSPPVIEYCKNNRINFYQTENINKDEELLAKLEELNADFFLVLAFAQFLGSKVLNMPTIGCFNIHTSLLPKYRGAAPIQYALLNGDNETGVSIQKMVKKMDAGDIVKESKLPISFEETGGQLYTRLKFAASLTLNDFIQDMISDDISSYKQNEEDVTFAPTLKKEDGHIKFSEKTYNEIHNQVRALKPWPGTFCFLNGKRLKVLEISPYTGNKLNAGEIKISDNKILVGSKDKTIRLDMIQLEGKKACRDTDAVNGLTNKYDTFEIS; from the coding sequence GTGAAAAAACTTAAAGCAGTATTTTTTGGAACTCCTGATTTTTCATGTCCAAGCCTTGAACTACTTGCAAATCACCCACAGATTGACCTGCAATTAGTTGTAAGTATGCCGGATAGAAAAGCTGGCCGTGGACAAAAACTGCAATCTCCACCAGTGATCGAATACTGCAAAAACAATAGAATTAACTTCTATCAAACAGAGAATATCAATAAAGATGAAGAGCTACTTGCTAAACTAGAGGAACTCAATGCTGATTTCTTTTTAGTTCTAGCATTTGCACAATTTCTTGGGTCAAAAGTTTTAAATATGCCAACTATTGGATGCTTCAATATCCACACTTCTCTATTACCAAAGTATAGAGGTGCTGCACCAATACAGTATGCACTTTTAAATGGTGATAATGAAACTGGTGTATCAATTCAAAAAATGGTCAAGAAGATGGATGCCGGAGATATCGTAAAAGAATCAAAACTTCCAATCTCATTTGAAGAAACAGGTGGACAACTATATACACGTCTAAAGTTTGCTGCCTCACTTACTCTAAATGATTTCATTCAAGATATGATTAGCGATGACATCTCTTCTTATAAGCAAAATGAAGAAGATGTTACTTTTGCACCAACATTGAAAAAAGAAGACGGCCATATCAAGTTTTCTGAAAAAACATATAATGAAATTCATAATCAAGTACGTGCACTAAAACCTTGGCCTGGAACATTCTGCTTTCTAAATGGTAAAAGACTAAAAGTTTTAGAAATTAGTCCTTACACAGGAAACAAATTGAATGCAGGTGAGATTAAAATAAGTGACAATAAAATCTTAGTAGGATCGAAAGATAAAACTATACGTCTAGATATGATTCAACTGGAAGGAAAGAAAGCCTGCCGAGATACTGATGCAGTAAACGGGCTTACTAATAAATACGATACATTTGAAATTTCATAG
- the rpe gene encoding ribulose-phosphate 3-epimerase has translation MKTIISPSILAADFTNLISDISVIEDVNDLWLHLDVMDGHFVPNLTFGIPIIKQLKKKTKLPLDVHLMVTNPEFHMEELKDVGIENITYHFEIETDHMELISKYRSHYNSIGLSIKPKTKAQDLDLELLKKLDLVLVMSVEPGFGGQSFMPNALDKIEYLNKVRKENNLSFKIQVDGGINKETGTKCRNKGADNMVAGSYIFGKEKDQYKTQIETLR, from the coding sequence ATGAAGACCATAATATCACCAAGTATTTTAGCCGCTGACTTCACAAATCTAATTTCCGATATCTCTGTAATTGAAGATGTAAACGATCTATGGCTTCATCTTGATGTTATGGATGGTCACTTTGTACCAAACTTAACATTTGGTATTCCCATTATTAAACAATTAAAAAAGAAAACAAAACTACCTCTTGATGTTCACCTGATGGTAACTAATCCAGAATTTCATATGGAAGAGCTAAAGGATGTAGGGATAGAAAATATCACTTATCACTTTGAAATTGAGACAGACCATATGGAGCTCATTTCAAAATATCGTAGTCACTATAATAGCATTGGTCTTTCCATCAAACCAAAGACCAAGGCACAAGATCTAGATTTAGAACTCTTAAAGAAACTAGATCTTGTATTAGTAATGTCAGTTGAACCTGGTTTTGGAGGGCAAAGCTTCATGCCAAATGCCTTGGATAAAATTGAATATTTAAATAAGGTGAGAAAAGAAAATAACCTAAGTTTTAAAATACAAGTTGATGGAGGCATCAACAAAGAGACCGGTACAAAATGTCGTAACAAAGGTGCCGACAATATGGTTGCAGGCTCATATATTTTCGGAAAAGAAAAAGATCAATATAAAACACAAATAGAGACTTTAAGATAG
- the hutH gene encoding histidine ammonia-lyase encodes MKEIIIDGHSLSVDDIYEVSYAKKNTVKVKLSDIARDNMFKSKAYVQNIVDKGEPVYGINTGFGALSDKHIKKEDLSQLQVNLIRSHCTGVGKPFTKEITKAIMLLRANCLASGFSGVTIEAVELLIEFINNDIIPVVPEKGSVGASGDLAPLSHIALALIGEGEVVYGGKEVRSDFAIRDIGREPVVLGPKDGLALINGTAVMAALGALAIKKTENLVKVADICAATTLDGVRGTLRAYDPKIHGLKPHPGQIASAINVNNIIAGSQILDSHVDCGKVQDPYSLRCVPQVHGASRQTLAHAKEVIGIELNAVTDNPLIFLSEDEVISGGNFHGEAIAMVMDYLAIGVAELCNISERRVEKMMNPTFSDLPAFLTPESGLNSGLMIAHVTAAALTSENKYLCHPASVDSVPTSTDKEDHVSMGVTSGRKLHEVIENATKCLAIELLCNTQAIEFHRPLRSSDAIEELIAHIRKSVDKIEEDRVFYKDINYIEALVDNGELLRAVEKHVGKLK; translated from the coding sequence ATGAAAGAAATTATTATCGATGGACACAGTTTAAGTGTCGATGACATCTATGAAGTATCATACGCAAAAAAGAACACTGTAAAAGTAAAACTAAGTGATATTGCACGAGACAATATGTTTAAGTCTAAAGCTTACGTTCAAAATATTGTTGATAAAGGTGAGCCAGTATATGGGATCAATACTGGTTTTGGTGCCTTATCCGATAAACACATCAAAAAAGAAGATCTATCACAACTTCAAGTTAACCTTATTCGTTCACACTGTACTGGAGTGGGTAAACCATTTACGAAAGAAATCACGAAAGCAATTATGCTACTTAGAGCAAATTGTCTCGCTTCTGGATTTTCAGGTGTAACGATTGAAGCCGTTGAGTTATTAATTGAGTTTATCAACAATGATATTATCCCTGTTGTTCCTGAAAAAGGATCAGTTGGAGCCTCCGGTGACCTTGCTCCCCTTTCACATATTGCACTTGCTTTAATTGGTGAAGGTGAAGTTGTTTACGGCGGTAAAGAGGTTCGCTCAGATTTTGCCATTAGAGATATCGGAAGAGAACCAGTTGTCCTTGGACCAAAAGATGGACTTGCTCTAATAAACGGAACAGCTGTTATGGCCGCACTTGGTGCACTGGCAATTAAGAAAACAGAAAATCTAGTTAAAGTTGCCGATATTTGTGCAGCAACTACTTTAGATGGAGTACGTGGAACACTAAGAGCGTATGATCCAAAAATTCATGGACTAAAACCTCACCCGGGACAAATTGCATCTGCAATTAACGTAAATAATATTATTGCTGGAAGCCAAATTCTTGACTCACACGTAGACTGTGGAAAGGTTCAAGATCCATATTCTCTTCGTTGTGTTCCTCAAGTTCATGGAGCCTCAAGACAAACACTTGCTCATGCCAAAGAAGTAATTGGTATTGAATTAAATGCTGTTACTGATAATCCTCTAATATTCCTTAGTGAAGATGAAGTTATCTCTGGCGGAAATTTCCACGGTGAAGCTATTGCTATGGTTATGGACTATCTTGCAATTGGTGTTGCTGAATTATGTAATATTAGTGAAAGACGTGTCGAAAAAATGATGAATCCTACATTCTCAGATCTACCTGCGTTCCTTACACCAGAATCAGGTCTTAATAGCGGTCTAATGATCGCACACGTTACTGCTGCTGCACTAACTTCTGAAAATAAATACCTATGTCACCCTGCTAGTGTGGACTCAGTACCAACATCAACTGATAAAGAAGATCATGTTTCAATGGGTGTAACATCAGGACGAAAACTTCATGAAGTAATTGAAAATGCAACAAAGTGTCTTGCCATTGAACTACTATGTAATACACAAGCAATTGAATTCCATAGGCCATTAAGATCATCAGATGCAATTGAAGAGTTAATTGCTCATATCAGAAAGTCTGTCGATAAAATTGAAGAAGATCGCGTATTTTACAAAGATATTAACTATATTGAAGCTCTAGTTGATAATGGCGAATTATTAAGAGCTGTAGAAAAACACGTCGGGAAATTAAAATAA
- the hutI gene encoding imidazolonepropionase: MYIYKNINELLTLKEAFKKDGRNLLPEDSSIIKNAAIVFNDNEIIWVGESSNIPVEYQDKAKSTKDLSGYVITPELVDSHTHLIFGGNRADEYQMRLNGADYQAIAEAGGGIVATSVGTNETSDEELLNLCRERVNRIASYGIGTIEVKSGYSLSYEGEKRMTKLIAKLKEEFAPEIQIINTFMPAHALPKSYNNTEKYMDEIVIPLLEEIGNDGIIDCVDIFHEKGYFNADDVKKLAQTAKKFNIPMKTHADEFNDNKGAILACELEALSTDHLLCTTEDGIKKLAESKTVATVLPGTGIFLGKPKADAKALADGGCKLSIASDYNPGSCHCDNLLLLASIAAPLYGINMTQMWSGITLNAAAAVGKYDQGAIVEKLKPRFSVFKTKTISEITYNWGRNLAVNRNSI, encoded by the coding sequence ATGTATATCTACAAGAATATTAATGAACTATTAACACTTAAAGAAGCATTTAAAAAAGATGGCCGCAATCTTCTGCCTGAAGATTCTTCAATCATCAAAAATGCCGCTATTGTTTTTAACGACAATGAAATCATTTGGGTCGGAGAAAGTTCAAATATTCCTGTAGAATATCAAGATAAAGCAAAGTCTACTAAAGACTTAAGTGGTTATGTCATTACACCTGAACTTGTAGACTCACATACTCACCTAATCTTTGGTGGTAACAGAGCTGATGAATACCAAATGAGATTAAATGGTGCTGATTACCAGGCCATTGCTGAAGCTGGTGGTGGAATTGTTGCAACTTCTGTTGGAACAAATGAAACAAGTGATGAAGAACTTTTAAATCTATGTCGTGAAAGAGTAAACAGAATTGCATCATACGGTATTGGAACGATTGAAGTTAAATCAGGCTACTCTCTTTCTTATGAAGGAGAAAAGCGAATGACAAAACTAATAGCTAAACTTAAAGAAGAATTCGCTCCAGAAATTCAAATCATCAATACCTTCATGCCTGCACATGCACTACCTAAGAGCTACAACAATACTGAAAAGTATATGGATGAAATCGTCATTCCACTACTCGAAGAAATTGGTAATGATGGAATTATTGATTGCGTTGATATATTTCATGAGAAAGGATACTTCAATGCTGATGATGTTAAAAAATTAGCTCAAACAGCGAAGAAATTTAATATTCCAATGAAAACTCATGCTGATGAATTCAATGATAACAAAGGTGCAATACTCGCATGTGAACTCGAAGCACTCAGTACAGACCATCTTCTATGCACTACTGAAGATGGAATTAAAAAGTTAGCAGAATCAAAAACTGTAGCAACAGTATTACCAGGTACAGGAATTTTCTTAGGAAAACCAAAAGCAGATGCCAAGGCACTAGCAGATGGTGGATGTAAACTTTCTATTGCCTCAGATTACAATCCTGGTTCATGTCATTGTGACAATTTACTATTATTAGCTTCAATTGCTGCTCCTTTATATGGAATTAATATGACTCAAATGTGGAGTGGTATTACATTAAATGCAGCAGCTGCAGTTGGTAAATATGATCAAGGTGCAATAGTAGAAAAGTTAAAACCAAGGTTTAGCGTCTTTAAGACAAAGACAATTTCTGAAATTACATATAATTGGGGAAGAAACTTGGCCGTTAATAGAAATTCTATTTAA
- a CDS encoding TlpA family protein disulfide reductase, protein MSTERKKFPFKLIAIACFLVLGSLFVTDESFTTAKIAGVDTKKIQHYESMLVRPDLKSIKGKEFKKEDLSKGVVILNFWASWCTPCLEEFPSLVSLRSGIENKDLKIIAINSDEGPKQDKKINEVSKKFNVNFDIVKDKNGKLTDAFMVSAIPVSIVFKDGRVMEVANGSKDFNSEEFKEKIQEWLK, encoded by the coding sequence TTGAGTACAGAAAGAAAAAAATTTCCATTTAAACTAATCGCAATCGCTTGTTTTCTAGTATTGGGCTCATTATTTGTTACTGATGAGAGTTTTACTACTGCTAAAATTGCAGGCGTTGATACAAAAAAGATTCAACATTATGAGTCAATGCTCGTTAGGCCAGATTTAAAATCAATTAAAGGTAAAGAGTTTAAAAAAGAAGATCTTTCAAAAGGTGTTGTGATTTTAAACTTTTGGGCAAGTTGGTGTACACCTTGTCTTGAAGAATTTCCTAGTCTAGTTTCATTAAGATCTGGAATTGAAAATAAAGATCTTAAAATCATTGCAATTAACTCTGATGAAGGGCCAAAGCAAGATAAGAAAATCAATGAAGTTAGTAAAAAGTTCAATGTTAACTTTGATATCGTTAAAGATAAGAATGGAAAGTTAACTGATGCATTCATGGTTTCAGCAATTCCAGTCTCAATTGTATTCAAAGATGGAAGAGTGATGGAAGTCGCTAATGGATCAAAAGACTTTAACTCTGAAGAATTCAAAGAAAAAATTCAGGAATGGCTTAAATAG
- the glpK gene encoding glycerol kinase GlpK, translating into MYILSLDQGTTGTTATVINAETFEFIDKENQEFKQYFPNTGWVEHDLDEIWKSVRLTVETVLKRNNIDTSKIKSIGITNQRETTCAFNRKGEPLAKAIVWQDRRTAQYCESLKADEELFKKKSGLPLDPYFSGTKMHWLLENNQYVKEAHKNNDLRFGTIDTFLLYRLTGQTSFKTDVSNASRTLLMELDNCSWDDELCEKLGVDKNLLPEICESICDFGITKRLNFLPDGIPINGILGDQQAALFGQACFKQGTGKCTYGTGAFMLVNTGEEKKYSDHGLLTTVAYKYQGKTHYALEGSCYIAGACVQWLRDNLQIIDNAAQTEDKALNVKNIDQIKDLLLLPFFTGIGSPYWKPNAKAALIGMTRATNTDDICRVALEGIALSINDLIKAMKSDMGSDLEEFKVDGGAVANNLLMQIQADISQINVTRPQIIETTSYGAALAAAIGAGLMTIEDVSKQWKKESLFETKNDHRQYYDYKKNLWSKYIEINF; encoded by the coding sequence ATGTATATTTTATCATTAGATCAGGGAACAACTGGTACGACTGCAACTGTTATTAATGCTGAGACTTTTGAATTCATTGACAAAGAAAATCAAGAATTTAAACAGTATTTTCCAAATACTGGGTGGGTAGAGCATGATCTCGATGAAATATGGAAGAGTGTACGTCTAACTGTCGAAACAGTATTAAAGAGGAATAATATCGATACTAGTAAGATTAAATCCATCGGTATTACAAACCAGAGAGAGACGACATGTGCATTTAATCGCAAAGGAGAACCTCTTGCTAAGGCCATCGTTTGGCAAGACCGTCGAACGGCACAATATTGTGAATCGCTTAAAGCAGATGAAGAGTTATTCAAAAAGAAATCTGGACTACCGCTAGACCCTTATTTTTCTGGTACAAAAATGCACTGGCTTCTTGAGAATAACCAATACGTAAAAGAGGCCCATAAGAATAACGACCTAAGATTTGGAACGATTGATACATTCTTACTTTATCGTTTAACTGGACAAACATCTTTTAAAACTGATGTTTCAAATGCATCAAGAACACTCCTAATGGAACTTGATAATTGTTCATGGGATGATGAACTATGTGAGAAACTAGGGGTAGATAAGAATCTATTACCTGAAATATGTGAATCGATCTGTGACTTTGGAATAACTAAAAGATTAAACTTTCTGCCTGATGGAATTCCTATAAACGGAATTTTGGGAGATCAACAAGCGGCCCTGTTTGGTCAAGCATGTTTTAAACAAGGAACTGGTAAATGTACTTATGGTACAGGCGCATTCATGTTAGTAAATACTGGAGAAGAAAAGAAATATTCAGATCATGGATTACTCACTACTGTTGCTTATAAGTATCAAGGTAAGACACACTATGCTTTAGAAGGATCTTGTTATATTGCTGGTGCCTGCGTGCAATGGTTAAGAGATAATTTACAGATTATTGATAATGCCGCTCAAACAGAAGATAAGGCCTTAAATGTAAAAAATATTGATCAAATTAAAGACCTTTTACTTCTACCTTTTTTTACAGGGATTGGTTCACCGTATTGGAAACCAAACGCAAAAGCTGCACTAATTGGAATGACTAGAGCAACAAATACTGATGATATATGTCGTGTAGCACTTGAAGGAATTGCCTTAAGTATTAATGATCTAATTAAGGCAATGAAAAGTGATATGGGTAGTGATCTTGAAGAATTCAAAGTAGATGGTGGAGCTGTTGCAAATAATCTCCTTATGCAAATTCAAGCCGATATTTCTCAAATTAATGTAACACGACCACAAATAATTGAAACGACATCTTATGGAGCTGCACTAGCAGCTGCAATTGGAGCAGGGCTTATGACCATAGAAGATGTTAGTAAACAATGGAAGAAAGAGTCTTTATTTGAAACTAAAAATGATCATCGACAATATTACGACTATAAGAAGAATCTTTGGTCTAAATATATAGAAATCAATTTCTAA